A genomic window from Chloroflexota bacterium includes:
- the scpB gene encoding SMC-Scp complex subunit ScpB, with protein sequence MGETGQPTEREELDLVALVESLLFVADEPVPLARLADALEASPEEIEDALHALEESCHHRGVRIQRKGERVQMVTAPEAAPYIERFLGLDLTTRLSPAALEVLAIIAYRQPITRAQIEAIRGVSCDSSLRTLVSRGLVEEVGRLEQAGRPILYGTTFQFLQYFGLKSLDDLPPLEDGGEPQGAHLLAGREDGSSTADA encoded by the coding sequence ATGGGTGAAACAGGACAGCCTACAGAACGAGAGGAGCTCGATCTGGTCGCGCTGGTGGAGAGCCTGCTCTTCGTGGCCGACGAGCCGGTCCCGCTCGCCCGTCTGGCCGACGCGTTGGAGGCATCCCCGGAGGAGATCGAGGATGCCCTGCACGCGTTGGAGGAATCCTGCCACCACCGCGGCGTGCGCATCCAGCGCAAGGGCGAGCGGGTGCAGATGGTCACCGCACCGGAGGCCGCCCCCTACATCGAGCGATTCCTGGGGCTGGACCTGACCACGCGGCTGTCCCCCGCCGCGCTGGAGGTGCTGGCGATCATCGCATATCGGCAGCCCATCACCCGGGCGCAGATCGAGGCCATCCGCGGCGTGAGCTGTGACTCATCGCTGCGCACGCTGGTCAGCCGGGGGCTGGTTGAGGAGGTGGGACGGCTGGAGCAGGCGGGTCGTCCCATCCTGTACGGGACCACCTTTCAGTTCCTGCAGTACTTTGGCCTGAAAAGCCTGGACGATCTGCCGCCTCTGGAGGACGGGGGGGAGCCACAGGGAGCCCATCTCCTCGCCGGCCGCGAGGACGGCAGCAGCACTGCGGACGCATAG
- a CDS encoding TldD/PmbA family protein: MKELTARALDLAQRRGATYADIRIVHTRDQRIVVKDGQVASLTEQTDRGFGVRVLVDGAWGFASSADLTADEVDRVTAQAIEIAQASGRVRERPVELGPPEVHTGRYETPVAIDPFAISLEQKIDLLLRADAEMRRAPQVRVSTASLEFIRIEKVFASTEGSYLEQVIIESGGGMECHAVGEHETQKRSYPNSFGRHQVTGGWEAIQAMDLIAHGARLGEEATALLTAPPCPDGVTTLILGPTQLALQIHESCGHPIELDRVLGTEAAFAGTSFLTMDKLGHFRYGSEVVNITADATTPGGLGTFGWDDEGVPAQRVPIVRDGIFVGYLTSRETAARLGQRSSGAMRASGWNRIPIIRMTNINLEPGTWSFEDLLADTDHGIYMEMNKSWSIDDKRLNFQFGTEVAYEVKGGKLGQLYRNALYTGITPQFWGSCDAICNVDHWNVWGTPNCGKGQPMQIAHVGHGAAPARFRNIQVGHVKA, encoded by the coding sequence GTGAAAGAGTTGACGGCCAGAGCACTGGACCTGGCACAACGCCGTGGGGCCACATACGCGGATATCCGAATCGTCCATACCCGAGATCAACGGATCGTCGTCAAAGATGGCCAGGTAGCCTCCCTGACCGAGCAGACGGATCGCGGTTTCGGCGTGCGGGTCCTGGTGGACGGCGCATGGGGATTCGCCAGCTCGGCGGATCTGACCGCCGATGAGGTGGATCGGGTGACGGCCCAGGCGATCGAGATCGCCCAGGCCAGCGGGCGGGTGCGGGAGCGCCCGGTTGAACTGGGCCCCCCGGAGGTGCACACCGGCCGCTATGAGACGCCCGTGGCGATCGATCCCTTTGCCATCTCCCTGGAGCAGAAGATCGACCTGCTGCTTCGCGCCGACGCCGAGATGCGCCGCGCTCCCCAGGTCCGGGTATCCACCGCCAGCCTGGAGTTCATCCGCATCGAGAAGGTCTTCGCCAGCACGGAGGGCAGTTACCTGGAGCAGGTGATCATCGAAAGCGGCGGCGGCATGGAATGTCACGCGGTAGGCGAGCATGAGACGCAGAAGCGCTCCTATCCCAACTCCTTCGGGCGCCATCAGGTCACCGGCGGCTGGGAGGCCATCCAGGCCATGGATCTGATCGCGCACGGCGCCCGCCTGGGGGAGGAGGCGACGGCGCTCCTGACGGCCCCGCCATGCCCGGATGGGGTGACCACGCTGATCCTGGGTCCCACGCAGCTGGCGCTGCAGATCCACGAATCGTGCGGACACCCCATCGAGCTGGATCGGGTGCTGGGCACGGAGGCCGCGTTCGCGGGCACCAGCTTCCTGACGATGGACAAGCTGGGGCACTTCCGGTACGGGTCGGAGGTGGTGAACATCACCGCCGACGCCACCACGCCGGGCGGCCTGGGAACCTTCGGCTGGGACGACGAGGGCGTGCCAGCCCAGCGCGTGCCCATCGTACGGGATGGGATCTTCGTGGGATATCTGACCAGCCGGGAGACGGCCGCACGTCTGGGACAGCGCTCCAGCGGGGCCATGCGGGCCAGCGGATGGAACCGCATCCCCATCATCCGCATGACGAACATCAACCTGGAGCCGGGGACGTGGAGCTTTGAGGATCTCCTGGCCGACACGGACCACGGGATCTACATGGAGATGAACAAGAGCTGGAGTATCGACGATAAACGCTTGAACTTCCAGTTCGGCACCGAGGTGGCATACGAGGTCAAGGGCGGGAAGCTGGGGCAGCTCTACCGGAACGCCCTCTACACCGGGATCACGCCCCAGTTCTGGGGAAGCTGCGACGCCATCTGCAATGTCGATCACTGGAACGTGTGGGGAACCCCCAATTGCGGCAAGGGGCAGCCGATGCAGATAGCCCATGTCGGACACGGAGCTGCACCCGCCCGCTTTCGGAATATCCAAGTCGGCCACGTGAAGGCTTGA
- a CDS encoding helix-turn-helix transcriptional regulator produces MENLWVIRRRKKMTVSALAARSGVPADLIRAYERGQKTIPTDHLERFARALYVDPWDINPVSDAPPPPVRRPPRRQEAPAAERAAQPKPSKPKPKPKPKPQPAPAFRPARPSQIEHLRGLLKHLGRTEEELVEEIGKKLEDLSKREASALLARLQKEVKTQERKTPKGKRRRPYLPESVDEFELRYLTARQQSQDEMSFHLFDGSEVRGRVVGFGPYSITVGQADGTEITLNKLAIAYYQTVGESS; encoded by the coding sequence ATGGAAAATCTGTGGGTGATTCGCCGACGTAAAAAGATGACGGTGTCCGCCTTGGCGGCTCGATCTGGGGTACCGGCCGATCTCATCCGCGCGTACGAGCGCGGTCAGAAGACGATACCCACCGATCATCTGGAGCGGTTCGCACGGGCGCTGTACGTGGATCCGTGGGACATCAACCCCGTATCCGACGCTCCCCCACCGCCGGTGCGTCGACCGCCTCGACGGCAGGAGGCTCCCGCGGCCGAGCGCGCCGCTCAACCGAAGCCATCGAAACCCAAGCCGAAGCCCAAGCCCAAACCGCAACCCGCTCCCGCCTTTCGGCCGGCGCGCCCGAGCCAGATCGAGCACCTGCGCGGGCTCTTGAAGCATCTGGGGCGAACGGAAGAGGAGCTGGTCGAGGAGATCGGGAAGAAGCTGGAGGACCTGTCCAAGCGTGAGGCGTCCGCCCTGCTGGCCCGCCTTCAGAAAGAGGTGAAGACCCAGGAGCGCAAGACCCCTAAGGGGAAGCGACGGCGCCCCTATCTGCCGGAATCCGTCGACGAGTTCGAACTGCGTTACCTGACCGCCCGTCAGCAGTCGCAGGACGAGATGAGCTTCCACCTGTTCGACGGCAGCGAGGTGCGCGGCCGGGTGGTCGGCTTCGGGCCGTATTCCATCACCGTGGGACAGGCGGATGGGACCGAGATCACCCTGAACAAGCTGGCCATCGCCTACTA